The following are from one region of the Strix uralensis isolate ZFMK-TIS-50842 chromosome 4, bStrUra1, whole genome shotgun sequence genome:
- the GON7 gene encoding EKC/KEOPS complex subunit GON7, with amino-acid sequence MELVAELRGRDGQTRSVRVPCPAEEGEGGQLRGLRRALAEMQERVVELLAPLVQEEREAEGGGGPRGNVEDDDDDDDDDEEEDEDEDENNIDTKASADDPPPKRTKVQP; translated from the exons ATGGAGCTGGTGGCGGAGCTGCGGGGCCGCGACGGGCAGACGCGCTCGGTGCGGGTGCCGTGCCCGGCGGAGGAGGGCGAGGGCGGGCAGCTGCGCGGGCTGCGGCGGGCCCTGGCCGAGATGCAGGAGCGGGTGGTGGAGCTGCTGGCGCCCCTggtgcaggaggagagagaggcggagggcggcggcgggccgcgCG GTAATGTCGAggatgacgacgacgacgacgacgacgacgaggaggaggatgaagacgAAGACGAAAACAACATCGACACGAAAGCGAGCGCCGATGACCCACCCCCGAAGCGGACGAAAGTTCAGCCCTGA